TGGCTGTTAGCTCTGTAGCGGGCATTGTAAATTGACTCGGTGTACCATTTCGGGGATGTTTGATCTTCGAGCACTTTGTTTGCAACGTGAAATTGGAAGCTTGTCGAAAATTTTGTGGGCGCGGCAGAAAGGGACGCCGCGATGCAAAAGGGACGCTTGTGAGGGATGAGTGGCACTTGGGAGAGCTTTTATTTAATGGTTAGTTTGTTGACTTCTGATATTTCGATGGCCTTTTTGTAATGATAGTTTGGCTGTGATTTTTGGATTGATCGGTGTTAATggtgtttgagttttgaggattaagggagtTTGAAGGGTAATTTCGCAATTGTTGATGGGTCTTCGAATGAGATGGATTTTCTGTTGTTAGATTTCAattatattacaatttttacTTGTGAATATTTGAGTTTGAAAATTTTAGGTTTCTATTTGGtacaatatttgtatattttgaaGTAGGTCCCACAGCTCTGGAACGCCCTGTACAGTTTCCAAGCTCTATCTCTCTCGCTTGGCTCTCACGGAACGCTCCCATAGTTGTACTCTTTAAAAACTCTCTGTAATTGTACTCTCTAAGAAGCTCTTTAAAGACAAACTATGAACTCGCCAAAGACTGACTAATTGTGAGAACTAACTAAAAGAGTCATCTTCGTGCACGAGGCATACTTAAGGATTTATCCTTGGTAGCATACTAACATCCAAACTCGTAGTTTCTCTGCTGAAAATCTCTGTTTGTGGAACGTTTAATAAAACAAGAGTGAATATGAACGAAATGGTAATATTTGTGTTCCGAATTGATTAAACAAAAATATTAGTAAGGGACTTCATCTTCTAGAGAATGGAAATGTGTTGTAGTGGTTCTGTTTGTTATGTCTGCGCAGTAACTTCTGTTTTCTCTTCGAAGTACAACGGCAGAGTTTCTGGTCAGACTGTGGACAGTAGATTAAGCCATGGTTAGATCGATTAGTAGATTGAGCTACAGTCAGACCATGGTTACTAGAGTAAGTCATTCTTGAACCATAGCCACTAGCTTATATGAATATTCATAAATCGTTAATACGAGCTAATATAAGCTAATTCGTGGAGCAGAACAGTGAGAAAAAATTCATTTACTCAACTATTACAATAAATCTCAATTACACATTCAGAATGACTGAAAAATCAAAGAATTCGAGAGTCCATTGACCCTAATGCTAATTGATCAAGCTCTCCAAATCGTCGAAATCTGTATCTATGGGTTAACTGGTCAATTGTAAAAGAAGAATCGTCACGTTTTCGGATCTACTTGAAAAAAAGGCGTGCCGCTACTTGTCGCGCGAAATCCCAATCAATTCGACAGTACCGTGCGAAATTAACGGTCGAGCGTGACATCGGAACGAACTCCAGTCTCGTGGCGATTTTAATTCACACTTTTGCTCGTTTGACCATTAAATCTTTGATGTCATCGAGGCCCGCCCCGCGTACAACTTTCCGTACCAGCCACGAGATTGCGAATCGATATTACGGCCAGCAAATCGGGGCAAGGGGAAGAGGAGAGGATGGGTGGCAAGCAATCAGGAAAGTCCTACAATTTTCGCCGCTTCCCTTCTTCGTGTTCGTGCCTAATTGAAACTACAACGCCCCCCCTTTCGTCCTCTCCCCTTTTATCGTTCCCAATAATATCTGCGCGCGATGACTCTATCGAATTTGAGAGGCTCCTTCTTACCAGACGCCTGGTCAGCAAGGAGGTCTTCCTAGATCATCTACATAATCTCGCTCTACCTGATTTCTCGTTTCGGAAATCTCTGCGATTGTTTTTTAAGCTATTCGATTTTGGTTGATTTTCTACCTGCCTaatttgaatgttgatgatttaaGCAAGAATTTTAGAGGGTGAGTAATTTTAATGATTTGTTGGTACTATATaggtgtgttttggggatttgcATATTTTATAGATGTTGAGTTTTAGCATCTTTCTAGAATTGGGGTTTAGTATTCGCTGTGAGAAGAATTCAATGAAAGTTTAGAATACTTGACTTAAGTATCATAGTAGTTTTTAACACTTCTTTAAATTTTAGGAATTTTCTTGTCATGAAATAGTAAACTATGGAATTCGAGAAGTTTTGAAAATTATTAGTGTTACCATAGTCCATCTTCCTTCTGATCTAATCATGAACCACAATTCCGTCACTAGTCTACTGAATCCTAAAATCAATCCTAGTAATTTCTAACACATCACTAGAATTCGCTAGTACAACACTCCTAACAACACAGCCAGAATTATATGAGTCAATTCTGTTCATAAAAATCCTCCAAAAAATAAGCTCCTCCAGTTTGCAAATGAAATTACATTTTCACATGCGAATTGCCAATCTTCCTCGTTTTACTGCGCAAACCGCTACTTCGTGAAGCATTAACAGGAGAAAAGATTAACCAGCGCGATGACCGCGCGAGTGATACTGTTGCATCCGACTGGTAATGCCTCCTACGCGATATACGATACACAGGACCTTATCTCGATCGTGGCAAATTCGAGGCATGCTGCGCCGCTGAATTTCGTACCCTCGAAACACGAGAATAGAGCAGGGAGGACGCGTGGGAGGGGTGCGTTCCCAAATCGTTGGACGACAAATTCCCCAGCCGCTCCTGGAACGCTCTCGAGGTATCCATGGTCTTGAATTATTCGAAGGTTAGACAATCGAATCGATCGAGAATCGACGACGTCGACGTTGCTTTATATCAAGAGAAGAAAGTGTTGCAGGGGTATTTGCACAGAGTGTGTCGAAAAAATAATAGCCGTGCGGGAGCAAACAGTTGGGAGAACATTTAATCGAGTATAGAACGACTATAAAAAAACCTGGAAAACTAAAGTCAGAGGATTGCACGATTCtagtgaattttttatttttatacagcTGGTGTTTCTAAAAACGGATAGCTTTAAATATGTGTAAAAAATTGGTCGATTTTTTTACGTGACACCCTATAGACGTACAATACTCATTATCGCCGCTAAATAAACGTGTTCTCCAGCGAATTAAAGCCAGCCGCGACAAAAGAACTCTCCCGTAAAATACCTGCGGACAGAAGCGGATCGTGTGCATGCGCGTGCCTGCGTATAAACCAGGTGCAATGGCCGTTGTGGGCCCAACCCTGGACAGGAAGCGCGGTTACATTATGTCTGATCAAGATCCAATCTCATGACCACGTCTCTATATATAGACAACGTAATTAAGATGAGaattttttctttcctttttgtGTACTTTGTGACTAGAACCTTTTTGTATAAAGAATTGTGCATTCGACCCTGACGAAATTCTGAGTGCATTATACTGTGCTTGTATTTACTTGTACTGTAGAAATAAGTATTTTAGAAAGTATTATATAATTCAGAACGAACTATAAATCCACTTAATGAATCAGTAGTTAATTGAATCCACACATAAGATATAATCTGACGATTATAGAAAAAAATAATGTTGAAATGTAGTTTGTTTACTATCCATTCATTTCAGTGTACTTTATTCATCCATTTTTCTTATTCTTAGATCTTGAATCCCTCGTTATTCAAATTACTCTGATTTTGTCAAGTCTCTGACTCTCGTCGTTACCATTTTCTTAACGATTCTGTTTTTCATCTAGACAACAGGTTCCGTCACTTTCGTAACGATCTTTATCTCGGCGATGATCCAATCTCAACGACACCGCTTGGGGAAAAGGCGGCGAAGGAGCGGTTGAAGGCTCGCAAGAGGATCGGCGAGTTGAAGAAACGCAGGCGAGCGAAGGAGAAGAAACGGAAGCAGATCGGTGAGAAGTCGCTGCGCGGACCGCCCCCAGCGTCAGCAGTCGCTGCTTTAAATGAAACAATAATGTCGAGGCTGGACCTGAGCTGCTTCATGAAGCCTCGCAAGAAAGGATTTGCGAAAGCTCCTCAAGTTGATAATGCATATCCTGCCAAATACGCCAGGTCTGTATTTTCGTTCAAGAGAATGTTTTCTGTAAAGAGATGGGCGAAGCAGATGACATAGTAAAAGGTGGTTTATACGCCATTTACGATTGTCTAGACGGATATTTTCACACTTAGTCGGTGAAAAATTAGTTATATAGTTATTGCATACTTAAATGACAGCCAATTTGAGCTTCTTTTAAAGTAATCGAAATCATTAAAGGATTCTTATCAATAAttgagaatttaaatatttaggtAGTAGCGTGAAGGATTGCTTGAGTAGTTGAGTACTTAACTACTACAAACTATTTAACTACTTGAAACTACTTGACTAGTTGGTTACTTAAGATTAGTTGAAAGTACTTGAGATTACttgagacctaacccagacctaattcAGATATAACCTAGACTATTTAAGACTATTAATTACTTGCAACTATCTTAAACTATTTGAGATGGAAACTAGGTAGCTACCTAATACTACTTGTCTACTCAACTAGTCGAAACTATGACTGAATGATTACTTGATTGCTTAATACTAGTTGAGAGTATTTGCAAATTACTTGAAACTACTTAACTATTTGACTACttctgtatttaaatatttgtgtgTCGAGATTTCATTTCCATCGCCGCCATTCGACACTTTATCAATGGAACGATACGGTCAATCGATCACTCTCTCGCGCATGTTTTCAGGAGGATGAACGTACTTCCGCCGTACAATAGATACGTTGTAGTGGTTTACGAGTGCAAGAAGGGTTACAGTTTCGAGGACTCAATGGCAGATCGACTTTTCTGCAGCAACGAGACTTGGCTGGGCGTGCGACCGCGTTGTATAAAGGAAGGGGGTAAGTGGCAGGGGTGGACGAACGTTCCGCTATATCGAAAAATTGTTTCCTGGGAAGTTGCTTGAAACCGaggttttaaattaatttcctCTAAGTGAACTCCCTCTCGGCGCACTTGTTATATCGCTTGCTGTTTAAAGACCCGAACGAATTTGTTTCCTTCGGAGGCACTTCGAACTTTCCGTGAGAAGTTTTCCTAGATCTCCATCAGTTTTTCACTTTTCTTGTTCTTGCTCTGAAACTCAGACGAGGGAAGGAAAAAGAAACGAGCAATAAGGGACAAATTAGACAGTAATGGTTTTACCGTTTTATAATGGCTCCTGTGAAAATGCAATTACTCTGCTATTATAGAGCGTTCCTCTTAGTTTAAGTTATTGAAATAATTCACTGACTACTGTTTCAGAAACTGCATCGAAGAATGTGAAACGTTGCAGTCACGACAAGGGAGGGTGTGACCAAGTGTGTGAGGATACTCGGACTGGTATAAAATGCTCGTGCTTCGATGGATATCGTGCCAAGGGATTCTCTTGCATTGGTAATTTTAAACTTTATTCAAGTATTTGTTATCGAGTGCGAAGTGTGGGTGCTACATTTCAGGGAAAATCGAGGCATTCTATTCACAACTGTTTTACAATCCTTCTAGATTGTAAATTACTCTGCTTGAGTACAATGTTAAacgaaaatcaaaaataaaaattaatctcATCATGAGCGATTTCTAGCACCtttaaaaaaatcgcagagtataaaatacagtacacatataaaaataatttagaaaatacGTAGTATATCATACAAATTGTAAACAGAAAAATGTGTAACtagttgtaaaaaatataattgattCGTAAAATATTACTTTGTTACATAGACATTTTTTTTGAAACAAATAAGAATTGTATCgttaagaatgaaaaatttCTCCGTAAATAAAGTCCCACTTTCGCGTCGATCGATCAGTTTAACAGCTACCTAACAACATGTGATTCTGCTGTTGATATTGAAGACAGACGCGTGGTTGAACATGGGGTGTAAGTGACAGTACTATTGTATGCTAATCAGTATCGACATCTCCGTAGAAACGACTGCAACGCGAGTTGGAATCAAACACTGTTTCAAGTGCAATCGCTGTGTCGTACTTCTAGTCACTCGACGTGCTTTCTCGATCCTCTGTATTGGAATTCGTGTCGTGACGCTAATCTGCAGTCTGTCGTTTATATTCCCGTCGTGGTCACGCAACACTTTACTCGTTGTGGGAAAGCAAAGTGGCAATAAATGATGACGTCAACTTTGTCGTGCAATTACTACACATTGATGCAGTGAAAGTGGTTGTATCTGATCAAGCTGTAACTAAAGTAAGATAAATGTTGCAATTGGAATAGAACATTGTACTCGAGTAAGGTATATTTCGTTTTGGTGAAATTTCATAAGAGCTCCTTTTAgtagaaatttttgaaaatatcacaTTTTTATCATTCTACATAACTATAATAGCTTTCAGTATTTAATTTGTCAATTTTCTGCATTTGACTTTTGCAGATATAGACGAGTGTGCAGAAGATACAGCTGGTTGCTCTCAGATTTGCCACAACGATCCAGGTTCTTTTCATTGTGGATGTAGTTCGGGATACGAGTTGGGTACTGATAACAAATCCTGTCAGGGTGAGTCACAAAGTCTGTACTAATTTTCCTATGAGGAATACTATTTAAAATTATCAACAATATTATTCACTTTGCACTTAATTTTTGCTAAATGAATTgaacaaatattttacatttagaAACTACTGCATGAGTAGTTAATAGAATTGATAGCTTCTAGACCGTGCTTTCGTAGCGCAGTATAGTATAGTTGCAAGTCAAGGTCTCTATTCAACGCCGAGGTTAGCTCGAAAGGTTACGTTGCTCTGGTTTAGACATTAACGAGTGCCTTCTGAATAATGGACATGGACCGTGCCAAGGCACTTGCATCAATCTCGAAGGGGGCTACGAGTGTAGCTGCTCAGACATTCCTGGACACAAATTGGCCGCGGATAATCACACCTGTGAGGATATCGACGAATGCGCGACGGATAACGGAGGATGCTCTCATGTTTGTCTGAATACACCTGGAAGCGCGTTTTGCCTTTGTCCTGATGGTTTTTATTTGACAGACGATTGGAAAACATGCAAAGGTAACGTGGCACCACTAAGTTTTTTTAACATACAGGAAGTAATAcgaataggtctgggttaggtctggattgCACAAGAAAATATTTACTCTAAATGGTGTGATGTCCTGCAGAAGTCGTAGTCAGTTATAAATTATTCAGTAAATCACTGTTTCTGGTAAATTAATCAGATGCAAGTTGTTTGTACTTGAATTGCTAATGAACGGAAGTGGGAAATCTTGTCTGAGGTTTAATGTTCCATAGGGAAATGCATTAGGCTAATTGCTATTAATAAAATTATGCTTGCAATAAATACAGAACTCTCATAAATAATCATATGTTACACTCAGTAGATATTCAATTTAATATACTAGGGAAAACACTTTAGAAATTATGTATCTATCTTTTTATTGATATCAAAGGGAAAGCTAAGTATTATTTTCTACACAAACATTTTGTGTGGAATTCTGATAAATTAATGTGTTACTAGACGTGAATGAGTGCGAACACATATCAAAGGTTTGCGCGAATGGTACCGAATGCGAGAACACCATAGGGTCATACAAGTGCGTTAGCAAACCTCAAAAAATGACTAAGGTTCTCCAAGAAGAAGACTACGATGCTGAAGAGGATGACGATGATGATGACTATGACGAGGGAGGTATCACGGAGATACCAGAGTTTGGAAAATGCGAGGAGGGTTTTAAGAAGAATAAAAATGGCGAATGCATTGGtttgtaaatatatatattatatttttctataaTAATTTATGCATTAAATTTCTCGTAATGCTAGTAGTACCTCAGAATAATTTTGCGAATAAAGACTTCCCTTTTGTTTCCCTGCAGAGATGTAGCatacaaaatattaataacTCTAACTTACACAGATCTTGACAACCCACACGTTAAACAAACACAGGAACCAACCCTACTTTCATCACGAATCCTCACAATGTCCACAGATATAGACGAGTGCGTGGAGGGTGACGATGGCGAGCCACATGGCTGCCAGCACGATTGCATAAACGAGCCTGGCGGTTATTACTGCGTTTGTCGTCGGGGATACGAGCTCCAGGAGGACGGTGTCTCTTGTCGCGACATTGACGAGTGCAAGGGCACGCAATCGCCTTGCTCCCACGGTTGTACGAACACTGACGGCTCTTATAACTGCACCTGCCCCTCGGGACTCAACTTGCAAGCGGATAACGTCACCTGCGTTCAAGCAACAACGTGCGAGACACTGACACCGCCCTGCTCTCGAGAGTGTCAGGAGTCAGAGAACGGGCCTATCTGCGTTTGCCCGTCAGGGTACCAACTCCTGGATGATGGCGTTACCTGTGTAGACATCGACGAGTGTGCACTAGGCCTGTGCTCCCACTTCTGCCACAACACAGAAGGTAGCTTCGTCTGCGCCTGTCCAGCTGGCCTTGAGACACTGGAACATGACAGGTTCAATTGCACAGACATCGACGAGTGTGTTAAAAGCACCCACGACTGTCAGCATGAGTGCGCAAACGTTCACGGTAGCTACATTTGCTTGTGTCGACCTGGGTTTGCGTTGGGGGCAGATGGAAGGACTTGCTCCGACGTGGACGAGTGTTTGAATGGTGAGCACAAGTGTTCTCAGGACTGTTTGAACACTGTTGGGGGTTACAGTTGCTCGTGCCGCGAGGGATACGAGTTGGTAGACAGCTACGTGTGCAAGGATGTCGACGAGTGTCTCGCGAATCAACATCGATGCTCTCATCATTGCGATAACGAAGAGGGAGGCTATAAGTGTAGGTGTCCTGTAGGTTTTGTGATAGGAAATGACTCTAGAACCTGCCAGGACGTGAATGAGTGTCTGGAGGGGACGCACCAGTGCTCCGACGAGTGCGTGAACGTGGAAGGCTCTTACCAGTGCGCGTGTCCTGTTGGTATGTCCTTGGCTGATGATAAAAGACTCTGCGTTATGCTCGACGTCTGTACATTCGCCAACTGTTCTCACATTTGCGAAAAGGAGTACGACACTTATAAATGTGCCTGTTCCGAAGGCTACGTGTTGCAGGACGACGGAAGGACCTGTAAGGACTTCGATGAATGTCTGGAAGACGAGCATGATTGTTCCCATGATTGCATGAATACTCTTGGAAGCTATAAATGCACCTGTCCTGGGGGTCTGAAGCTCTTGCCAGATGGTCTAACCTGCGAGGATGCTTTGTGTCCTGAGGGACTTCGACATGGCGACGAAGGCCAGTGTGAGGACATCGACGAGTGTCTATTAGGCAACCATGAATGCTCACACTTCTGTCATAATGAAATCGGTTCCTATCGTTGTCTTTGTCCTTCAGACTTGATCTTAAGTGAAGATGGTGTCACTTGTACTGTCAATGGGAAACTCACTGATGTCTGTTCGAATTCTTCCTGTTCTCACTTTTGCATAGTCGAGGGTCTACAGTACAAATGCGAGTGTCCCATGGGCTACAGACTAGGCAAGGACGGTCTAACTTGCGAGGACATCGACGAGTGCCAAGAAAGCTCCAGTAGATGCAGCTTTTCTTGCACCAACAGCGAAGGGTCCTACACCTGCAGTTGTCCAGCAGGATTCAGACTGGCAGAGGACAATCAAACTTGCACCGATATCGACGAGTGTGCCGAAGGGAGCCACGACTGTCTTCACGGCTGCACGAATCTCGAAGGAAGTTACGACTGTCGTTGTCCCTCGGGGCACATATTCTCGAAGGAGGAACGCGTCTGCAAGGATATCGACgagtgccaggatcaccagcgcaAGCACAACTGCTCTCACGAGTGCGTGAATACGATTGGCGGGTACGATTGCAGTTGTCCTCTAGGATGGAAACTCGACGAGGATTTAAGGAACTGTCGACTGACTGGCAATTACAGTTGCTCCCATACGATCGAACAAGACGAGGGCGAGATTCGTTGTGGGTGTCCCGAAGGACTGGAACTAGAAGAAGACGAGAAAACTTGTGGGGATGTAGACGAATGCGCCGAGGATCTTCATTCTTGTACTCACACCTGTGTGAACACCAAAGGTTCTTATTACTGCGACTGTCCTTCAGGTTTTCGATTGAAGGAGGATCAGAGGTCCTGTGAAGATGTTGACGAGTGTGTAATGAACGATGGTGGATGTTCTAACCACtgtatgaatactgagggtagcTTTTACTGTACTTGTCCGAAGGGTTACGAGTTAGGTGATGACAAAAGGACATGCCAGGACATAGATGAGTGCAGGGGTTCCCATGAATGTTCTCACCAATGCAAAAATACTGAAGGAAGCTACACGTGTCTCTGTCCAGATAATCTCCACTTAGGAGGCGATAACAGGACTTGTGTCGATGCCAACACATGCTCCTTACCACATAAATGTAGTCACACCTGCGTTAACACTCCCGATGGCTACAGGTGTGAGTGTCCCGATGGCTTGAAACTTAGCTCCGACAGTAGAACCTGTGAAAACATCGATTTTTGCATCGGTCAACACGGTTGTTCGCACGAGTGTGTCAGTGGGCTGAGTGGTTTTCTGTGCCGTTGCCCAGTCGGGTATATTTTGTCCAAGGACAACAAAACTTGCCAGGACATAAACGAATGTGAGGACGCGAGCAACGAGGTAAACAACTGCTCTCATACCTGCGTCAACACTGAGGGAAGCTTTGAGTGCCAGTGCCCGAGCGGCTATCGACTGGGGAAGGACCAAAGGGCTTGCGAGGACATCAACGAGTGCATCGAGGATAATGGAGGATGCTCTCACCTATGTGCAAATATCGAAGGCGGTGTCGAGTGCGCATGCCCTGATAATTATAGGTTACTAGAGGACGATGGGAAAACTTGCGTAGAAATCGACGAATGTCTCATAGACAACGGCGGTTGCTCTCACTTGTGCCACTATGAAAATGGGACAATCTCTTGCTTCTGTCCTCCAGGTATGCTCCTCGAGGACGATAATTCCACATGTGTGGAGGAAAATAAATGTTACGTTGAAAACGGTGGATGCTCACATTTTTGTAACTATGAAAATGCCAAGGTATCTTGCTCGTGTCCTTCAGAAATGGTCCTCTCTGAAAATGGAACCCTTTGCGTGGATAAAAACGAGTGTCTTCATGAGAATGGTGGCTGCTCGCATGATTGTCATTATAAGGATGGCGAAGTGTCTTGTTCTTGCCCATCAGATATGATCCTTTCAGACgagaaactgtgtatttatgagAACAAGTGTCTCTTTAACAATGGAGGTTGTTCGGATATCTGTGCCTTCAATGACGGGTTCATTAGCTGCGAGTGTCCATCAGGGTTCCGTTTATCAGCAGAAGACAACTCTACCTGTATCGATATCGACGAATGCTTAGAGCTGAAGGACAATTGTACTCACAAATGTACAAACATTCTCGGTGGATTTGACTGTGTCTGCAATGAAGGGTTTAAAGTGAACTCCCTTGAGCCAGCCTTTTGCGACGATGTGGACGAATGTGAAGATAAGAATGGAGGGTGCTCTCACACCTGTATCAACCTTGTTGGATCACACCGTTGCACCTGTCCCTCAGGATACACTCTCGAAAATAACAACAAAACATGCAGATTACTCGATGGTTGCAAACAGAACAATGGCAACTGTTCCCATCATTGTCATCACGAAGAAGGTTCCGAGAAAGCTCACTGCTCCTGTCCACTAGGTTACAGGTTGAAGCAGGATGAGAAGACCTGCGAGGATATCAACGAATGCGAGGAGTTCGAGAACGACGTGGAGCTAGGCTGTTCCCATATCTGCGTGAATACTGAAGGAGGCCATTATTGCGAGTGTCCCTCAGGCTATATCCTGCTACCCGAGGACAAGAAGAACTGTATCGACGTGAACGAGTGTCTGAACAGTCAGCACAATTGTAGCCACGACTGTCTGAACCTTCTAGGAAGCTACGTGTGTACCTGTTACGAAGGACATTATCTGCATTCCGATAAGTCCACCTGTTTGGACATCAACGAGTGTCTCGAGAGAAATGGCGACTGCTCCCATCAATGTACCAACACTATCGGTGGCCATTTCTGCTCTTGTCCTGCGGGCTACGAGCTCCTGCAGGACGAGAGGACTTGCACCGACGTTGACGAATGTAAAACAGGGCTGGCTAATTGCACTCACGAGTGTGTTAACACGGAGGGGTCGTGGAGGTGCGACTGTCCGAATGGTCACGTGCTGGCGAACGACTCACGTAGCTGTGTCGATATAGACGAGTGTAAGGTGAATAATGGCGGGTGCTCCCATGCTTGCTTCAATGTTGTCGGAGGTGTCGAGTGCAGTTGCCCCGTGGGCTTGCGTTTAGATGAGTCTGGGAAGGTGTGCCATGACGTAGACGAATGTTTGACGGAGAACGGCGGCTGCTTGGATGTCT
The sequence above is a segment of the Calliopsis andreniformis isolate RMS-2024a chromosome 3, iyCalAndr_principal, whole genome shotgun sequence genome. Coding sequences within it:
- the LOC143188624 gene encoding uncharacterized protein LOC143188624 → MTKVLQEEDYDAEEDDDDDDYDEGGITEIPEFGKCEEGFKKNKNGECIDIDECVEGDDGEPHGCQHDCINEPGGYYCVCRRGYELQEDGVSCRDIDECKGTQSPCSHGCTNTDGSYNCTCPSGLNLQADNVTCVQATTCETLTPPCSRECQESENGPICVCPSGYQLLDDGVTCVDIDECALGLCSHFCHNTEGSFVCACPAGLETLEHDRFNCTDIDECVKSTHDCQHECANVHGSYICLCRPGFALGADGRTCSDVDECLNGEHKCSQDCLNTVGGYSCSCREGYELVDSYVCKDVDECLANQHRCSHHCDNEEGGYKCRCPVGFVIGNDSRTCQDVNECLEGTHQCSDECVNVEGSYQCACPVGMSLADDKRLCVMLDVCTFANCSHICEKEYDTYKCACSEGYVLQDDGRTCKDFDECLEDEHDCSHDCMNTLGSYKCTCPGGLKLLPDGLTCEDALCPEGLRHGDEGQCEDIDECLLGNHECSHFCHNEIGSYRCLCPSDLILSEDGVTCTVNGKLTDVCSNSSCSHFCIVEGLQYKCECPMGYRLGKDGLTCEDIDECQQRKHNCSHECVNTIGGYDCSCPLGWKLDEDLRNCRLTGNYSCSHTIEQDEGEIRCGCPEGLELEEDEKTCGDVDECAEDLHSCTHTCVNTKGSYYCDCPSGFRLKEDQRSCEDVDECVMNDGGCSNHCMNTEGSFYCTCPKGYELGDDKRTCQDIDECRGSHECSHQCKNTEGSYTCLCPDNLHLGGDNRTCVDANTCSLPHKCSHTCVNTPDGYRCECPDGLKLSSDSRTCENIDFCIGQHGCSHECVSGLSGFLCRCPVGYILSKDNKTCQDINECEDASNEVNNCSHTCVNTEGSFECQCPSGYRLGKDQRACEDINECIEDNGGCSHLCANIEGGVECACPDNYRLLEDDGKTCVEIDECLIDNGGCSHLCHYENGTISCFCPPGMLLEDDNSTCVEENKCYVENGGCSHFCNYENAKVSCSCPSEMVLSENGTLCVDKNECLHENGGCSHDCHYKDGEVSCSCPSDMILSDEKLCIYENKCLFNNGGCSDICAFNDGFISCECPSGFRLSAEDNSTCIDIDECLELKDNCTHKCTNILGGFDCVCNEGFKVNSLEPAFCDDVDECEDKNGGCSHTCINLVGSHRCTCPSGYTLENNNKTCRLLDGCKQNNGNCSHHCHHEEGSEKAHCSCPLGYRLKQDEKTCEDINECEEFENDVELGCSHICVNTEGGHYCECPSGYILLPEDKKNCIDVNECLNSQHNCSHDCLNLLGSYVCTCYEGHYLHSDKSTCLDINECLERNGDCSHQCTNTIGGHFCSCPAGYELLQDERTCTDVDECKTGLANCTHECVNTEGSWRCDCPNGHVLANDSRSCVDIDECKVNNGGCSHACFNVVGGVECSCPVGLRLDESGKVCHDVDECLTENGGCLDVCVNLEGSFLCQCSSGFYLGSDSKTCLDINECEMENGGCSDICVNTQGSYRCECPTGYGLLKDQKICSDINECEVNNGGCSHDCINELGSYRCDCPVGYELRNESCHPVDPCASNNGGCEQICNGDSGSAVCSCRKGFQYDETDRSKCRDVDECADKHDCDQLCVNTVGSFVCGCKEGFEMQNSTCVDVDECAIKPCKNSKCVNSYGSFRCECDTGYRLDGDACVDIDECVENAACKEGCVNTPGSYRCTCSSGFRLHADDCIDINECEWNNGGCEHDCINTVGSYVCTCRTGFIPNQKNRSQCQDVNECLNRNGGCNGECVNTAGSYYCTCSGDLVLASDERTCVSPKLRCRAMEPPLHAEIRCPGHSSGAVDYPVGARCHIRCRRGFRLEGPHTRYCMASDRWNGKEPTCIEESIVTDSRYHSDMPRPFVRCPRDMDVELPARQNTIRVSFPQPKSNMNWWRYVDASPPWAKQLQADLPAGTTVVTFTAWSPVSNYTSTCRIVIRVRDTENPKVSTCPTSFEVRLSPGERNRLIFWQEPTFTDNVGVERVYKTREPGQLMYPGIHNVRYIASDAAGNRAECHFSIHVRESEHRRDSEPRYYRRRMLVCPGRPPQPIPSAAYGWQIPSGCYLRYTRIFSGAFAVQNYRGQRQNGYQDPRAAYHEVHPIHGSQGQIQLPTSYPVGDYQRVRQYPLHQLQDYHQQQGRSSRTDHSSPTTHYSTGRVETRILPRRKCCA